The genomic segment GCTGATTGTACACGGCACACGCTGTAACACCCCTGTGTCACCTTCTCTATAGCAttgggtattcaactcttacctgaccaggtccggagcctgctgcttATCTGTTCTACCCGATAATGAATTGCACGTACCTGGTGTCCCCGGTCTAAATTAGAGTGGAAATAATGCAGTGACGCTGGCTTCGAGCTTCCAGAGTTGAGCTTGAGGGCTTTAGAGTTTCTCGAGATGTTACTTGAGTTGTTCCACTGCTGTGAAAATGCATTTGGAGCTCTCCTTCAGCTGTAGATACTAAAGGGCTATTGTATTGATGCCTAGTTTAATAACTGTATCCTTCAGCTGTAGATACTAAAGGACTATTGTATTGATGCCTATTAACATGTTACCTAGTTTAATAACTGTATCATTGTCTCCTTAGCTCTCGCGCCCACCCTCCCATGATAGCAGTGGGAAGTGATGCCTAGTTTAATAACTGTCTATTTATCATTGTCTCCTTAGCTCTCGCGCCCACCCTCCCATGATAGCAGTGGGAAGTGATGACAGCAACGTGATGTACGGTGGGAAGGTTCAGATCTACGAGTACAATGAAAACACTAGGTCAGTCCTATTACCTGGCTATTACATTATTAGTACAATGAAAACACTAGATCAGTCCTATTACCTGGCTATTACATTATTAGTACAATGAAAACACTAGATCAGTCCTATTACCTGGCTATTACATTATTAGTACAATGAAAACACTAGGTGGGTCCTATTACCTGGCTATTACATTATACAGGTGGAGCAGATGGTTACATGAACCCCCAGGTCCCCTGGGAGAAATAAAGCTATTCTATTGTATTATGTCGTAGTTGATGTACGTTCTAGTATTATTAAATTCTAGACATTTAGTTCACTTTACCAACATCACATCGTCACGTTGTCAGAGATTCCTCTACTTTTTAAGAGGGAAATTCTCTGTCGTCTTTGATCAGGAAATATGCGAAAGCAGAGACATTGATGACCGTGACTGATGCAGTGCACGACATAGCCTTCTCCCCGAACCTGGGGCGGTCCTTCCATGTGCTCGCCATAGCAACCAAAGACGTTCGGATCTTTAAGTTGGTTCCTTTACGGTGAGTGTATAAatgattgatttaaaaaaaaaaaaaaaaaaatgttttttacttTTTACTAATGTTTTCTGACTTATAGGAGTACATATTGAGTTTTCTAATAGATATtagctgtatatatatttttttaaacttgctGTATTGTCTAagtaatatcaaatcaaatcaaatttatttatatagcccttcgtacatcagctgaaatctcaaagtgctgtacagaaacccagcctaaaaccccaaacggcaagcaatgcatgtgaaagaagcacggtggctgggaaaaactccctaggaaaaactcctgagaaaggccaaaaacctaggaagaaacctagagaggaaccaggctatgaggggtggccagtcctcttctggctgtgccgggtggatattataacagaacatggtcaagatgttaaaatgttcgtaaatgaccagcatggtcaaataataataatcatagtaattgtcgagggtgcaacaagcacgtccggtgaacaggtcagggttccgtagccgcaggcagaacagttgaaactggagcagcagcatggccaggtggactggggacagcaaggagtcatcatgccaggtagtcctgaggcatggtcctagggctcaggtcctccgagagaaagagagaaagagagaattagagagagcatatttacattcacacaggacaccggataagacaagagaatactccagatgtaacagactgaccctagccccccgacacataaactactgcagcataaatactggaggctgagacaggagggatcagaagacactgtggccccatccgatgatacccccggacagggccaaacaggcaggatataaccccacccactttgccaaagcacagcccccacaccactagagggatatctacaaccaccaacttaccgtccgaagacaaggccgagtatagcccacaaagatctccgccacggcacaacccaaggggggggcgccaacccagacaggaagaccacgtcagtggctcaacctactcaagtgacgcacccctcccatggacggcatggaagaacaccagtaagtcagtgactcagcccctgtaaaagggttagaggcagagaatcccagtgggaagaggggaaccgacaaggcagagacagcaagggcggttcgttgctccagcctttccgttcaccttcacactcctgggccagactacacttaatcataggacctactgaagagataagtcttcagtaaagacttaaaggttgagactgagtctgcgtctctcacatgggtaggcagaccattccataaaaatggagctctataggagaaagccctacctccagccgtttgcttagaaattctagggacaattaggaggcctgcgtcttgtgaccgtagcgtatgtgtaggtatgtacggcaggaccaataGATAATAGATCACAGCCCATTCTGAGCTTGTACCGTCTCCGCATATTATACTGACCTGTtctgcatatctctctctctctctcttgtctgacAGTAAGGAGAGCAGCTCAACGGGCCCTACTAAATTTGAGGTTCAGATCGTCGCCCAGTTTGACAACCACAACTCCCAGGTGTGGAGAGTCTCCTGGAACATCACCAGCACCTTGCTGGCCTCCTCAGGAGACGACGGCTGTGTTCGACTCTGGAAAGGTGATATATCTAGTATAGACTGAAAAGGCTCTGGGAAGGTGATATATCTAGTATAGACTGAAAAGGCTGTATCCCACTATGGGAAGGTGATATATCTAGTATAGACTGAAAAGGCTGTATCCCACTATGGAAAGGTGATATATCTAGTATAGACTGAAAAGGCTCTGGGAAGGTGATATATCTAGTATAGACTGAAAAAGCTGTGTCCCTCTCAGGGATCTTAGATCTACTATGGAGAAATCGCTCcatcatttcctggttgctaaaaattTTAAAAGTTTGATTAATTTCTGTTTGTGACAAAAGCAACTATAGTGTAataattgtaccatctaaatcacTGTGAAATATTGTCCATAACCATATTGTAtttttagctgtttgaagctggtgtacaaaagtaaaagacacaaaaaccaAATTCAAGACCGGGTAGCATAGAAAATAACAGATCTATAActtatatttctatgtgtatttggtcaggtcgcccaaaaagttacatattgcagcttaaaGCACAACATCATCGCACAAAAtggatgacgtagtgcacaaaaAACAGAATGGATGACATAGTGCACAAAAAACAGAAtggatgacgtagtgcacaaaaTGGATGACATGGTGCACAAGAAACAGAATGGATGACATTGTGCACAAAAACAGAAtggatgacgtagtgcacaaaaaaacagaatggatgacgtagtgcacaaaTACAGAAtggatgacgtagtgcacaaaTACAGGGACTTGTTTCAGCCTTTTCAAAACTTCAAGCTAAAATGTTAGAAACGTTTGAGAGGGCATCTTTTAAATGGCTGAACTagttgtattatgtcattctaCGCTGCAGCAGTGACCACTAGAGTTGGCCAGGCAGCACCAACAGGTTTGGGACCAGGATAAAACTCTATCCAGCCATTTTAAAGCCAGTGGTTTAGCTGAAATGAAACAGAAGTGGCCATCTACTCTGTGAACTGTGTAAAATTCCCCGCACATTTACACTGTCTCATTGGTTCCCATCTTCTGGTCCCCAGCCATTTACACTGTCTCATTGGTTCCCATCTTCTGGTCCCCGCACATTTACACTGTCTCATTGGTTGCCATCTTCTGGTCCCCAGCCATTTACACTGTCTCATTGGTTCCCATCTTCTGGTCCCCAGCCAACTATATGGACAACTGGAAGTGTACAGGCATCCTGAAGGGAGACGGAAGTCCTGTCAACGGGTCGTCAGGACAACCCGGTGCCATGAATACCATGGTGGGGTCGACTGTCCAGACCTCCCAGAATGCACTGAACGGCTCTGCTGCAGGAAGGTAGGAGGCCGTGCCTGCTGTCGGCCGGGCCAGAGCTGGCGACTGACTGCTTTGCTCTCTCTGGGCCTGACTGACCCTGCAGCGCTGACCCCCCTTCCCTGGGTCTGACTGATCACATCTGGCCCTGTGTGTTGCACTCATGCAAAGAGCTTGgcttgtggccagacccagcagGCCAGACCCAGCGGGCCAGACCCAGCGGGCCAGACCCAGCATGTAGGCCTGTTGCTCCCTGTGGTAGACCTGTGTGCTCGTCATAAAAGGAGTGTTTGGGAGGGGCTTTTTTGCTACCGTTTTTAATGTTAGTTCAACAGCAGACTGATGTTTTGATTGTACAATAATTGTTGGTGATTATTTGTTGACACAATTTTATGTTGCTGGAACATGAAAGTTATTTTGAAgaatattgttttttttacattttagatgaGTTAAAATTACAGATGTATCTGTCGTCCTcacataatgccacagaatttgtcatattttcaatacatttacataCCAGGGCCAAACCTATAGGTTTGCTAAATTGAATAATTTACTCTTTTGATTTCATCTTATAATAGCATGTATAGAATGTGTGGAGGGCATATTGATAAATAATAAATTGTCATCTTTTCaatacgttttttatttttaat from the Salmo trutta unplaced genomic scaffold, fSalTru1.1, whole genome shotgun sequence genome contains:
- the LOC115188993 gene encoding nucleoporin SEH1 isoform X3: MFVARSIAADHKDLIHDVSYDFHGRRMATCSSDQSVKVWDKSESGEWHCTASWKTHSGSVWRVTWAHPEFGQVLASCSFDRTAAVWEEIVGESNDKQRGQSHWIKRTTLVDSRTSVTDVKFAPKHMGLMLTTCSADGVVRIYEAPDVMNLSQWSLQHEISCKLSCSCISWNPSSSRAHPPMIAVGSDDSNVMYGGKVQIYEYNENTRKYAKAETLMTVTDAVHDIAFSPNLGRSFHVLAIATKDVRIFKLVPLRKESSSTGPTKFEVQIVAQFDNHNSQVWRVSWNITSTLLASSGDDGCVRLWKAIYTVSLVPIFWSPANYMDNWKCTGILKGDGSPVNGSSGQPGAMNTMVGSTVQTSQNALNGSAAGRTHPCVVYWT